TGAGTAACGCTGCTGGCTGCTACACTGGGCGCAGGCTTtaacttaaaaattaaatcatCGGCGCGAGCGATCAGTTGAAGACTAAAGACTTGATGAATCGCCGCGCCAGCCGAAAGCTCTTCAAAACAGTTGGGCTCTCTGGAAAGCGATTCTCCGAGTCTCTTTGCACCACACAACCAAAAGAATCTCGTGGGAAAATGCGAGAGCGATCCGTTAAGGGTTGTCGAGATGCTCGAACTATAGAGAAAATATGTAGAAATAAATGAACATGATCGCATTCGTACACAAAATGATCTTTATCCTTATAACAATAGCTTCAATTCGATACATAAACGCTTACAGGAAGGAAAACTAATCAAGATGACAAatcaatataacaagaatatAAACTTGTCTGCTTGGTTTATCGTGGAAATGTTGCTGTTACTAGTGAAGAAGAACTAATGTCGCCTTAACGGTGAAAAATTGCTAACTCGATTTATGATCCACTTTTGGCTTACCATACATCAAATCTCTCCTTGCATACaagtttaaaaaatatataaatacaatatTGATTGGTGTAAAACAATTCAAAAGATGTTGACAGGATTTGACAGCGGTAGGACGATTAGACCAAGTTGATCCAATGCTTGCGCAGAATAAATACGGTGGTGGGGACAAGGACGAGAACGACGACAACGAGGATGCCTATTTGGCGGGCGAGGCTATGGAGTTGTTTAGTGAATTGTTTAGCTGCTCCTCCTGATCCTTGTCCAAGCCAAGGGCTGTGGTCAACAGCTTGACCACACATCGCTGCTCGTGCACCTCGCCCTTCTCGTTGGAAGTAATGTCCTTTTCTAGTTTTAGCTTCTCTTCGGCGGCCATCAGGATGCCCTCCTCGATGGTACTCTCGGAAATGAGACGGTAAATGGTCACCGGACGCTGCTGTCCCATGCGATGACACCGATCCTCGGCCTGTTTATCGTTGTACGGGTTGAAGTCGATATCGTGAATGACACAGGTGTCGGCAGCCGTCAGGTTGATGCCAACGCCACCGGCTTTGGTGGATAGTAGAAACACAAAGATGCTATCGTCCCCATTGAAGTCGGTGATCAAGTCCTGGCGGACATTTACGGCGGTCGCACCGTCCAGGCGACAGAAACCAAACTTTCGTATTCGCAGATACTCCTCCACAATGTCTAGCATCATGGTGAACTGGCTGAAAAGCAGCACACGGTGTCCTTCTTCCTTTAGTTTTGGAAGCAACGTATCCAGGTAGCGGAATTTTCCAGAATCGCATATCAAATTATCAGGTATTTTCACATCGTAAAACTCCTGAAAGATGCACAAATTTAGTCATTGTCATTGGACAACCTCTTTGATAGTCACTTACATGCTTGTTCATCATCTGGTAGACCTGAAAGTCGGACATAACGGCTAGCTCTTCAAAGATGTATTGCTCGTTGGTCTTTTTAAAGGAACTGGCATTAGCCAGGCGCTTAGAGAATCCACGTAGATTGGCGTCGGTGAAGTAGTGACGCATCAGCAACGGATGATTTGCAATGCGCCGCATCTCCATCATGATCGCTATGCCGGCCctttcgctgctgctgcacacCTCGCCCTTGTTGTTGGAATAATAATCGACCAGCTCATGATAGTATATTTTCTGTTGACTGCTCATGGGCACTTTTTCCTTTAAAAGAAATAACGATTTAATTTGTTGTATAATATTGATTTTCGCCTGGCGTACTTACCACCAGGCTTAGCTTCTTGGGCAGGTTCTTGAGGACATCTTTTTTAAGGCGTCTGAGTACAAATGGCTTCATGATACGCTTTGCTCTCTGGATTTGTGTTTCCTGGAACTGTGACACCTCATCCTGATCTCCATCGCTTTTTCCCTTCTGCAAGGAACATGATGTTTATATATAGTTTTGTGTTGAACAAGTCTTTGTTTTTACCTTAGCAAACAACGATTTTATGTCCTCGATGCTCTTGGCAAAGAATTTGGGCATCACGAAGCAGAGCAGAGAGATAAGCTCCAGCAGATTGTTCTGCAGCGGAGTTCCAGTGAGCAGGATTCGCATCCTAGCGTTTATGGTTATAAGGTTAGCATAGCGTTGCGTGGTCATGTTCTTCAGCATATGGGCTTCATCAAAAATGACGTAGTCCAACTTGCAAACCCGGAACATTTTCCTCTCCTCCGGTGTGGATCCCACAATGTGATATCTGTCCGAAAAGTACAAGAAATTTTAGCTTAGATTCTTTTATGACTTTGTGGTTATTTACGTGGTCAGAAGAACATCAAAGCCGGTAAATCCATCCTTGGCAAAGCGGCCTCGCATTCTCCTCCGCTCGTCCTGCGAGCCATGGTACTTCTCCACCACCAGTTCGGGACACCAGCGGCTAATCTCCGCCTCCCAATTATCCAGCGTGGACGAGGGCACCACAATTAAATGTGCAGCCTGGCTAAGACCATTCTCCTTTAGATAGGCCAGAAATGCAATAACCTGAATTGTCTTGCCCAGACCCATTTCATCTGCCAAAATGCCATTCATTTCTTGTTTGTGCATTACGGTGAGCCAATTAAGGCCAATTATCTGATAATCAGCCAGCTGTAGACTGCAAGAGGAACGAAAATAGAAACACAAATGGGACAGCATGCTGGTTAAGGCTCACCCGCTGCTAAGAAGCTTAGGCTGCTCCACAATGCCAGCACCATTGGAAATCGCCTTCTCCAGGCGCGACACCATGTTATTGCACTTGCTTAGAATGGCGGCCACCGTGTTCTGTTTGTTAATCAGCTCTTGAGCGTAATTCAAAAGATCACCCGACATTCTGATGCTCTCCAGCTTTTGGCGCAAATCAGCCCAATCACTAAATGGCCGCACATCAATGATGGCTAATGCCTTCTTCTCGGACAGCGTTTTAACTGACTGCAGTTCAATTAGCGAAGCCTCGTTCATAaactggaaaacttttttgcGCTGCCCCGTCATCTTGGTGGACATCTCGCTATCGCTGTCATCGCTGTCGTACACCTGGTCCTTGGACTGCTTCACATCATCGTCGTCTGAGTGGTCGTTATCCGAGAAGTTGCCTTGTGAAGTTCCACTTATTCCGTTTGACCTGGGCTTTAGCTTGGACTTGGCCAGTGGTCCATTGTGGCCCTTGGGCTTGCAGTTCTCCCTTAGGTATCGCACTGAGGCGGCCACATCCCAATTGGTTCGGGAAAGGGACTCCTGGATGGCCTACGGAacacatttaaaatttatttcagTTAAAATcgttaataaaaaaaaataatttaaagctACTATACATTCtgattaattttaaaattaaaataataacggTGATAATGTCCGGAAATATTTCATATGAGGCACACCAAAGTAGTGAGAACAGTTTACACGCGAGGGTTATTACTGTTCCCAACCCCGTCAGCGACACCCCTGGCTAACGACAGCTGTTCGCAACGCCGGGCCGAACCGAATCGCCATGTTCCCCGAACTCAGATGCAGAGACGCGCGTTTCCCCGCTAATCGCCCCATTTTACCTTGGTGGCATTTCGGCCGGAAACCTACCATTGTGTCGAAGTGGGGCGAAATCTTGGCGGCTGCCATGTAGCGCTCCTCCTTTTCCTTAACGGTCAGCTCCAGTTTGGTTTTCTTGGGCGTCTGGGAGTCGTTGCCATCGCTGTCACTGTCGGCCATCACCTGGATGCGCTTCTTCCCAGGCACACGCTCTGAAATCAGGCAGTTAGTGTCAATCGCTTAGAATTTTAGCTCATCAAGTACCAGTTTTCGAAAGACTAGCGACGGCAGAGGAAGCATTCTTGTTGATGCGGAACTGACGCAGATCGCTGAGGCTCGACTTGGCGGACGAGGAGGCGGAGGCCGACGCAGATGCGGCCACTGTGCTGTCCGACATCGTGGGACAAGGCGAAACGCTTCCTGGCAATCTGTCAGTCCTTATTCACAAATTCTGTTTGCAACTCCTACAATCTTGTGGTGGTATTTGTGAATATTCGCATGCTAGTGCGGCCGTTTGATTATCCCGATAAAACCTATTTCTATTTTTCCAACGGAATGCGGTCACACTGAGCGCCCATTTAAGTATTTGATTAatggttattattattttttcatttattctTATCAAACTGTAACGCAGTGTTGTAAGCTTCTTTCGGAGTATCTAAcgatttaattttgtatatatcGTATTTAATTTCGTCAACTTAACCGTAAAACCGATGCCAAAATGATTagtttcatttaaaaaaagaaCTTAAAAAAAACTGAACTGGCGGTTAATTAAGAAAGGAGTTGCCAGATGTTATCGGCTTACCGCAAGCAATCGGCCGACAATCGAAACATTGGGACGCGTTGCAACCCTCTCTTTTTTTCGCTTGCTCTTGTAGGTTAATTGAAAACACTTTTATTGCAAATAAACCGCTTGCCGAGCCGAGGGCAAACCGATAAACTGGCAAACATGGCTGGCGGCAACACCCCGCGTGTGATCCAGGT
This genomic stretch from Drosophila mauritiana strain mau12 chromosome 2L, ASM438214v1, whole genome shotgun sequence harbors:
- the LOC117135299 gene encoding SWI/SNF-related matrix-associated actin-dependent regulator of chromatin subfamily A containing DEAD/H box 1 homolog, which gives rise to MSDSTVAASASASASSSAKSSLSDLRQFRINKNASSAVASLSKTERVPGKKRIQVMADSDSDGNDSQTPKKTKLELTVKEKEERYMAAAKISPHFDTMAIQESLSRTNWDVAASVRYLRENCKPKGHNGPLAKSKLKPRSNGISGTSQGNFSDNDHSDDDDVKQSKDQVYDSDDSDSEMSTKMTGQRKKVFQFMNEASLIELQSVKTLSEKKALAIIDVRPFSDWADLRQKLESIRMSGDLLNYAQELINKQNTVAAILSKCNNMVSRLEKAISNGAGIVEQPKLLSSGLQLADYQIIGLNWLTVMHKQEMNGILADEMGLGKTIQVIAFLAYLKENGLSQAAHLIVVPSSTLDNWEAEISRWCPELVVEKYHGSQDERRRMRGRFAKDGFTGFDVLLTTYHIVGSTPEERKMFRVCKLDYVIFDEAHMLKNMTTQRYANLITINARMRILLTGTPLQNNLLELISLLCFVMPKFFAKSIEDIKSLFAKKGKSDGDQDEVSQFQETQIQRAKRIMKPFVLRRLKKDVLKNLPKKLSLVEKVPMSSQQKIYYHELVDYYSNNKGEVCSSSERAGIAIMMEMRRIANHPLLMRHYFTDANLRGFSKRLANASSFKKTNEQYIFEELAVMSDFQVYQMMNKHEFYDVKIPDNLICDSGKFRYLDTLLPKLKEEGHRVLLFSQFTMMLDIVEEYLRIRKFGFCRLDGATAVNVRQDLITDFNGDDSIFVFLLSTKAGGVGINLTAADTCVIHDIDFNPYNDKQAEDRCHRMGQQRPVTIYRLISESTIEEGILMAAEEKLKLEKDITSNEKGEVHEQRCVVKLLTTALGLDKDQEEQLNNSLNNSIASPAK